Proteins encoded in a region of the Terriglobales bacterium genome:
- the serS gene encoding serine--tRNA ligase — protein sequence MLDLGFVRENLALVEEKLRQRGMDASVLAGFSEADARRRAFITQAETLKAERNRLSEQIAQLKKNKQDAAAPMEQAKALREQGEALEKQAAEQDAELRRLLATLPNLPHASVPVGKSEADNVEVRRWGAPPNFDFAPKPHWELGESLGVLDLERAVKLTGARFAVYWDLGAKLERALANFMLDLHTREHGYTEVLPPYMVNADSMYGTGQLPKFEADSFQVPHGDKKLYLVPTAEVPLTNLYRDETLEGARLPISLTAYTPCFRSEAGSYGKDVRGIIRQHQFQKVELVKFARPEQSYEELEKLTRNAETVLQKLGLHYRVVALCTADLGPSSAKTYDIEVWLPGQQLFREISSCSNCEAFQARRAGIRFKPEGKGKSEFVHTLNGSGLAIGRTWVAIVENYQQADGSVLIPEVLRPYLGADRITPKKF from the coding sequence ATGCTCGACCTCGGCTTCGTCCGCGAGAACCTCGCGCTGGTGGAGGAGAAGCTCCGCCAGCGGGGGATGGACGCCTCCGTGCTCGCCGGCTTCAGCGAGGCCGACGCCCGCCGCCGCGCCTTCATCACCCAGGCTGAGACCCTGAAGGCGGAGCGCAACCGCCTCTCCGAGCAGATCGCGCAGCTCAAGAAGAACAAGCAGGACGCCGCCGCGCCCATGGAGCAGGCCAAGGCCCTGCGCGAGCAGGGCGAGGCGCTGGAAAAGCAGGCCGCCGAGCAGGACGCCGAACTGCGCCGCCTGCTGGCCACCCTGCCCAACCTGCCGCACGCCAGCGTTCCCGTGGGCAAGAGCGAGGCCGACAACGTCGAAGTCCGCCGCTGGGGCGCGCCTCCCAACTTCGACTTCGCTCCCAAGCCGCACTGGGAGTTGGGCGAGTCGCTGGGCGTGCTCGATCTGGAGCGCGCGGTCAAGCTCACGGGCGCGCGCTTCGCCGTCTACTGGGACCTGGGGGCGAAACTCGAGCGCGCGCTGGCCAACTTCATGCTCGACCTGCACACCCGCGAGCATGGCTATACAGAGGTCCTTCCGCCCTACATGGTGAATGCCGATTCCATGTACGGCACCGGGCAACTGCCCAAGTTCGAGGCCGATTCCTTCCAGGTGCCGCACGGCGATAAGAAGCTCTATCTGGTGCCCACCGCCGAGGTCCCGCTCACCAACCTCTACCGCGACGAGACCCTGGAGGGCGCGCGCCTGCCCATCTCGCTCACCGCCTATACCCCCTGCTTCCGCAGCGAGGCCGGCTCCTACGGCAAGGACGTGCGCGGCATCATCCGCCAGCACCAGTTCCAGAAGGTGGAATTGGTGAAGTTCGCGCGCCCCGAGCAGTCCTACGAAGAATTGGAGAAGCTCACCCGCAACGCCGAGACCGTGCTGCAGAAGCTCGGCCTGCACTACCGCGTGGTGGCGCTGTGTACCGCCGACCTCGGACCCAGCTCGGCTAAGACTTACGATATCGAGGTCTGGCTGCCCGGCCAGCAGCTCTTCCGCGAGATCTCCTCCTGCTCCAACTGCGAGGCCTTCCAGGCGCGCCGCGCCGGCATCCGTTTCAAACCGGAGGGGAAGGGGAAGTCGGAGTTCGTGCACACCCTGAACGGCAGCGGACTGGCCATCGGGCGCACCTGGGTTGCCATCGTCGAGAACTACCAGCAGGCCGACGGCAGCGTGCTCATCCCCGAGGTGCTGCGGCCCTACCTCGGCGCCGACCGCATCACGCCGAAGAAGTTCTAA